The Medicago truncatula cultivar Jemalong A17 chromosome 4, MtrunA17r5.0-ANR, whole genome shotgun sequence genome includes a region encoding these proteins:
- the LOC25491354 gene encoding root phototropism protein 3 isoform X1: MSKTDRTQTNCSTTLFELLTEMKNHSSIEQTNIQPKSPSNFSSECWFDDATILDMDYFVKTLSGIKAKGVRADLIGSIITHYASKWLPDVAEKGITQFEESPESVTTSWMKKRFFVETLVNVLPPEKDSIPCNFLLRLLRTANMVGVDGSYRQELEKRISWQLDQACLKELVIPSFSHTCGTLLDFELVIRLVKRFVSLDNEGAKSGAALVKVAKLVDSYLCEAAVDANLRLDEFVTLAGALPSHARATDDGLYRAIDTYLKAHPSVSKQERKGLCRLIDCRKLTQEASLHAAQNERFPVRAVIQVLLSEQTKLNRHNINHNMDWSGSIMSITRSPTNGFGLEAVPTARCLSKREMNAQQIEIKKLREDVHRLQSQCNAMQVQMERMVEKKKGFFKWSKRFGVHGFGKGESVLERRGEGVDGDGEVEFGRQTPATTSDMKTRLVNVKGRTPNRWRKSMS; the protein is encoded by the exons ATGTCTAAAACAGATAGAACACAAACCAATTGTTCCACTACATTATTTGAGCTACTTACGGAAATGAAGAACCATTCCAGCATAGAACAAACAAATATTCAACCAAAATCACCATCAAACTTCTCCTCAGAATGCTGGTTCGACGACGCAACCATCCTAGACATGGACTACTTTGTGAAAACACTTTCTGGAATCAAAGCAAAAGGCGTTCGAGCTGACTTAATCGGTTCCATAATCACACACTATGCCTCCAAATGGCTCCCTGACGTAGCCGAAAAGGGTATAACACAATTTGAAGAATCACCAGAGAGTGTAACAACATCATGGATGAAGAAAAGGTTCTTTGTAGAAACCTTAGTTAATGTTCTACCACCAGAGAAAGATTCAATTCCATGTAACTTTCTCCTTAGGCTATTGAGAACAGCTAACATGGTAGGTGTTGATGGAAGCTATAGACAAGAGCTAGAGAAGAGAATTTCATGGCAGTTAGATCAAGCTTGTTTGAAAGAACTTGTTATTCCTTCTTTTAGTCACACTTGTGGGACACTTTTGGATTTTGAGCTTGTTATTAGGCTTGTTAAGAGGTTTGTTAGTTTGGATAATGAAGGTGCTAAAAGTGGTGCTGCTTTGGTTAAGGTTGCTAAGTTGGTTGATTCGTACCTTTGTGAAGCTGCTGTTGATGCTAATTTGAGGTTGGATGAGTTTGTTACTCTTGCTGGTGCTCTTCCAAGTCATGCTAGAGCTACTGATGATGGTTTGTATAGAGCCATTGATACTTACTTAAAA GCACATCCAAGTGTATCAAAGCAAGAAAGGAAGGGTCTATGCAGACTAATAGATTGCAGGAAACTAACACAAGAAGCATCACTTCATGCAGCACAAAACGAACGATTCCCGGTAAGAGCAGTAATACAAGTCCTTCTCTCAGAGCAAACAAAGCTCAACAGACACAATATCAATCACAACATGGATTGGAGTGGATCCATAATGAGCATCACAAGAAGTCCAACAAATGGATTTGGACTAGAAGCAGTTCCAACAGCACGATGTTTATCAAAGCGCGAAATGAATGCTCAACAGATAGAGATAAAGAAGCTAAGGGAAGATGTTCATAGGTTGCAGAGTCAGTGTAATGCAATGCAAGTTCAGATGGAGAGAATGgttgagaagaagaaagggtTTTTTAAGTGGAGTAAGAGGTTTGGTGTGCATGGTTTTGGTAAAGGAGAGAGTGTTTtggagagaagaggagaaggtGTTGATGGAGATGGTGAGGTTGAGTTTGGAAGACAGACACCTGCTACTACTTCTGATATGAAAACTAGGTTGGTGAATGTCAAAGGTAGGACTCCTAATAGGTGGAGGAAATCTATGTCttga
- the LOC25491354 gene encoding root phototropism protein 3 isoform X2, which translates to MSKTDRTQTNCSTTLFELLTEMKNHSSIEQTNIQPKSPSNFSSECWFDDATILDMDYFVKTLSGIKAKGVRADLIGSIITHYASKWLPDVAEKGITQFEESPESVTTSWMKKRFFVETLVNVLPPEKDSIPCNFLLRLLRTANMVGVDGSYRQELEKRISWQLDQACLKELVIPSFSHTCGTLLDFELVIRLVKRFVSLDNEGAKSGAALVKVAKLVDSYLCEAAVDANLRLDEFVTLAGALPSHARATDDGLYRAIDTYLKAHPSVSKQERKGLCRLIDCRKLTQEASLHAAQNERFPVRAVIQVLLSEQTKLNRHNINHNMDWSGSIMSITRSPTNGFGLEAVPTARCLSKREMNAQQIEIKKLREDVHRLQSQCNAMQVQMERMVEKKKGFFKWSKRFGVHGFGKGESVLERRGEGVDGDGEVEFGRQTPATTSDMKTRLVNVKGN; encoded by the exons ATGTCTAAAACAGATAGAACACAAACCAATTGTTCCACTACATTATTTGAGCTACTTACGGAAATGAAGAACCATTCCAGCATAGAACAAACAAATATTCAACCAAAATCACCATCAAACTTCTCCTCAGAATGCTGGTTCGACGACGCAACCATCCTAGACATGGACTACTTTGTGAAAACACTTTCTGGAATCAAAGCAAAAGGCGTTCGAGCTGACTTAATCGGTTCCATAATCACACACTATGCCTCCAAATGGCTCCCTGACGTAGCCGAAAAGGGTATAACACAATTTGAAGAATCACCAGAGAGTGTAACAACATCATGGATGAAGAAAAGGTTCTTTGTAGAAACCTTAGTTAATGTTCTACCACCAGAGAAAGATTCAATTCCATGTAACTTTCTCCTTAGGCTATTGAGAACAGCTAACATGGTAGGTGTTGATGGAAGCTATAGACAAGAGCTAGAGAAGAGAATTTCATGGCAGTTAGATCAAGCTTGTTTGAAAGAACTTGTTATTCCTTCTTTTAGTCACACTTGTGGGACACTTTTGGATTTTGAGCTTGTTATTAGGCTTGTTAAGAGGTTTGTTAGTTTGGATAATGAAGGTGCTAAAAGTGGTGCTGCTTTGGTTAAGGTTGCTAAGTTGGTTGATTCGTACCTTTGTGAAGCTGCTGTTGATGCTAATTTGAGGTTGGATGAGTTTGTTACTCTTGCTGGTGCTCTTCCAAGTCATGCTAGAGCTACTGATGATGGTTTGTATAGAGCCATTGATACTTACTTAAAA GCACATCCAAGTGTATCAAAGCAAGAAAGGAAGGGTCTATGCAGACTAATAGATTGCAGGAAACTAACACAAGAAGCATCACTTCATGCAGCACAAAACGAACGATTCCCGGTAAGAGCAGTAATACAAGTCCTTCTCTCAGAGCAAACAAAGCTCAACAGACACAATATCAATCACAACATGGATTGGAGTGGATCCATAATGAGCATCACAAGAAGTCCAACAAATGGATTTGGACTAGAAGCAGTTCCAACAGCACGATGTTTATCAAAGCGCGAAATGAATGCTCAACAGATAGAGATAAAGAAGCTAAGGGAAGATGTTCATAGGTTGCAGAGTCAGTGTAATGCAATGCAAGTTCAGATGGAGAGAATGgttgagaagaagaaagggtTTTTTAAGTGGAGTAAGAGGTTTGGTGTGCATGGTTTTGGTAAAGGAGAGAGTGTTTtggagagaagaggagaaggtGTTGATGGAGATGGTGAGGTTGAGTTTGGAAGACAGACACCTGCTACTACTTCTGATATGAAAACTAGGTTGGTGAATGTCAAAG GAAATTGA
- the LOC25491355 gene encoding probable myosin-binding protein 5, whose amino-acid sequence MALDKIHSWSLGGIIGSFIDLFLAYVLLCVSTITFFASKLLRFFGLHLPCPCKGIFGYRNRNLCFHDILFEWPLKNVCSIQVMAAKRFPFDLVWVKKGHSLDNTNGNKMVVNFNEKTCDNTNGIGELEDENSCSGPRLLSLIDIESGCDAKGKRVMSLKRRSGIRRRKRGSYDYGKNDSVIPCDTFRSDVVAFCSCLPYDGSNNSIEDRSSQSIIPASEKEVSVNYDGDDRTCYDPDEKSCHSYELNASTVDSPGQGIYSPSLELHYMNTTAKDNVQIVENEDNRIKMLEKAIEEEKAAYAALYLELEKEITAAATAADDAMAMILRLQEEKASMEMEMRQYERLIEERAAYDEEEMNIMQEILIRREKENLFLEKELESYRPSLSFETCDDPSQAESIVSNVKKDCADADHGEEVEENSQHKDQACNDMHRSFYDTESDVLDDNIELAGCPGANSKCKSLPRF is encoded by the exons ATGGCCTTAGACAAAATTCATTCTTGGAGTTTAGGAGGAATTATTGGATCCTTTATTGACCTTTTTCTAGCTTATGTATTGCTATGTGTATCAACTATTACTTTCTTTGCTTCCAAACTGTTACGGTTTTTTGGACTTCATTTACCTTGTCCTTGCAAAGGGATTTTTGGTTACAGGAATagaaatttatgttttcatgaTATATTGTTTGAATGGCCTTTAAAAAACGTATGTTCCATTCAAGTAATGGCGGCGAAGAGGTTTCCATTTGATCTTGTTTGGGTGAAGAAAGGTCATTCTTTAGACAATACCAATGGCAACAAAATGGTTGTTAATTTTAATGAGAAAACATGTGATAATACTAATGGGATTGGTGAATTGGAAGATGAGAATTCGTGTTCTGGTCCACGTTTGCTTTCTTTAATAGACATTGAAAGTGGATGTGATgctaagggaaagagagttatGAGTTTGAAACGTAGGTCTGGAATTCGGCGGAGGAAGAGAGGTAGTTATGATTATGGAAAGAACGATTCGGTCATTCCTTGTGATACTTTTCGATCTGATGTGGTTGCGTTCTGTTCTTGCTTGCCTTATGATGGAAGCAACAATAGTATTGAAGATAGATCCAGTCAGAGCATAATTCCTGCTTCGGAGAAAGAAGTTAGTGTGAACT ACGATGGAGATGACCGAACTTGCTATGATCCGGACGAAAAAAGCTGTCACAGTTATGAATTGAATGCATCAACGGTTGATAGTCCAGGACAAGGAATATATTCCCCGTCTTTGGAATTACACTACATGAATACTACTGCAAAAGACAATGTCcaaattgttgaaaatgaagacAACCGTATCAAGATGTTGGAAAAAGCGATCGAAGAAGAGAAAGCTGCTTATGCTGCTCTTTATCTAGAGTTAGAGAAGGAGATAACTGCAGCTGCTACTGCTGCAGATGACGCCATGGCTATGATATTGCGTCTGCAAGAGGAGAAAGCGtcaatggaaatggaaatgagACAATATGAGAGGTTAATTGAAGAAAGAGCTGCTTATGATGAAGAAGAGATGAATATTATGCAAGAGATTCTTATAAGAAGGGAAAAGGAGAATCTCTTTTTGGAAAAGGAACTTGAAAGTTATAGGCCATCACTTTCATTTGAAACTTGTGATGATCCATCACAGGCAGAAAGCATCGTATCAAATGTGAAGAAAGATTGCGCTGATGCAGACCATGGAGAAGAGGTGGAGGAAAACAGTCAACACAAGGATCAAGCGTGCAATGATATGCATAGATCCTTTTATGATACTGAGTCTGATGTTCTTGATGACAACATTGAACTCGCAGGTTGTCCAGGTGCAAACTCAAAATGCAAATCTTTGCCTCGATTCTGA
- the LOC25491356 gene encoding uncharacterized protein, giving the protein MAIEEIHSWSLGEIIGSYIDLFIAYVLLCGSIIAFFAFKMFRFFGLVLPCPCKGILGYRNSDFCLHKILFELPLRKICSIQVMAAKRFPFDLVWVKKGHSLDNSNENNIVVDVKEKTSDSRIVELEDESSCSGPRLLSLVDRDSGYDAKGKRILSLKRRSGTRRRKRGSYDYGKMDSVIRCDSFQSDVAFSSCLPCDGSSSVIKDRSSQSIYLDSGKEVNVHYDEDDRTCHDLDEKTCHSYEFNASTVDSPGTGIYSSTTQENIEIAGNEDNHVTMYENPLEGENAAYAALYLELEKERAAAATAADEAMAMISRLQEEKSSMEMEMRQYERLIEERVSYDEEEMNIMQEILIRRERENLFLEKELETFRQMSLTESCELHSKSAEVRLSEWKRSSPLSFETCDDPSQIESTVLIVKQDCTNNTEHEELDKNTEYKDRACDDLHSSFYDTESDVLDVHVIDDGQCASKTEFDNRVDGSKCKSLPFDSESDSSCLIHDERVRIDNEIEVLGERLKMVKHEKEKMTMFSEKGENEKGQLKLLDEIANRLQKIKQLRNPARGASLPPPWTKVRERKRRCQSVSLETSESC; this is encoded by the exons ATGGCTATAGAGGAAATTCATTCATGGAGTTTAGGAGAAATTATTGGATCCTATATTGACCTTTTTATAGCTTATGTATTGTTATGTGGTTCAATTATTgcattttttgctttcaaaatgTTTAGGTTTTTTGGACTTGTTTTGCCTTGTCCTTGCAAGGGGATTTTAGGGTATAGGAATAGTGATTTTTGTTTACATAAGATATTGTTTGAGTTGCCTTTAAGGAAGATATGTTCCATTCAAGTAATGGCGGCGAAGAGGTTTccgtttgatttggtttgggtGAAGAAAGGTCATTCTTTAGATAATTCCAATGAGAACaacattgttgttgatgttaaagaaaaaacaagtgaTAGTAGGATTGTTGAATTGGAAGACGAGAGTTCTTGTTCAGGTCCGCGTTTGCTTTCATTAGTAGACAGGGACAGTGGATATGATGCTAAGGGGAAGAGGATTTTGAGTTTGAAACGTAGGTCAGGAACTCGGCGGAGGAAGAGGGGGAGTTATGATTATGGAAAAATGGATTCGGTTATTCGTTGTGATAGTTTCCAGTCTGATGTTGCATTCAGTTCTTGCTTGCCTTGTGATGGAAGCAGCAGTGTGATTAAAGATAGATCAAGTCAGAGCATATATCTTGATTCAGGGAAAGAAGTTAATGTGCACT ACGATGAAGATGACCGGACTTGCCATGATTTGGACGAAAAAACCTGTCACAGTTATGAATTTAATGCATCGACGGTTGATAGTCCTGGAACAGGAATATATTCAAGTACTACACAAGAAAATATTGAGATTGCTGGAAATGAAGACAACCATGTAACAATGTATGAAAATCCACTCGAAGGAGAGAATGCTGCTTATGCTGCTCTTTATCTAGAGCTAGAGAAGGAGAGAGCTGCAGCTGCTACTGCTGCTGACGAAGCCATGGCTATGATATCGCGTCTGCAAGAGGAGAAATCAtcaatggaaatggaaatgagACAATACGAGAGGTTAATTGAAGAAAGAGTTTCTTATGATGAAGAAGAGATGAATATTATGCAAGAGATTCTTATAAGAAGGGAAAGGGAAAATCTTTTTTTGGAAAAGGAACTTGAAACTTTTAGGCAAATGAGTTTGACAGAAAGTTGCGAGTTGCATTCGAAGTCAGCAGAGGTGCGGCTTAGTGAATGGAAACGAAGCTCGCCACTTTCATTTGAAACATGTGATGATCCATCACAGATCGAAAGTACTGTACTTATTGTTAAGCAAGATTGTACCAATAATACAGAACATGAAGAGTTGGATAAAAACACTGAATACAAGGATCGAGcatgtgatgatttgcatagcTCCTTTTATGATACTGAGTCTGATGTTCTTGATGTCCACGTTATTGACGACGGTCAATGCGCAAGCAAGACCGAATTTGACAACAGAGTTGATGGCTCGAAATGCAAATCTCTGCCATTTGATTCTGAAAGTGATTCTTCATGTTTAATTCATGATGAAAGGGTAAGGATTGACAATGAGATTGAAGTTCTTGGAGAAAGGCTGAAGATGGTgaaacatgaaaaagaaaaaatgactaTGTTTTCAGAGaaaggagaaaatgaaaaaggtcAGTTGAAGCTTTTGGATGAGATAGCAAACCGTCTTCAGAAAATTAAACAATTGAGGAATCCGGCACGTGGCGCATCATTGCCCCCTCCATGGACTAAG GTAAGGGAGAGGAAAAGACGCTGCCAAAGTGTGTCTTTGGAGACAAGTGAAAGCTGCTAA
- the LOC25491357 gene encoding pentatricopeptide repeat-containing protein At1g15510, chloroplastic — translation MASFAKPSQLHTPQRYHHPIIPTNFINSKFKTFTSTHQNFHTLKHFRVSNSFTTTITSSISSNNPNSEICQLCLVGNLDSAMSYLESMHELKISVEEDSYIALVRLCEWKRARKEGSRVWSYITKSKMMTHLSVKLGNVLLSMFVKFGNLVDAWYVFGRMPERNLFSWNVLVGGYAKGGFFDEALNLYDRMLWVGVRPDVYTFPCVLRTCGGVPDLVKGREIHVHVLRFGFESDVDVINALITMYAKCGDIDTARLVFDKMPKKDRISWNAMIAGCFENGECLEGLTLFCRMIEYPVDPDLMTMTSVITACELIGDERLGREIHGYVMRTKFSRDPSVYNSLIQMYSSVGLVEEAEKVFSQTECRDVVMWTAMISGYENNLMHQKALETYKMMEAEGIIPDEITIGVVLSACSCLCDLDTGMNLHEKAKKTGLIFYVIVANKLIDMYAKCKCIDKALEVFHSIRDKNIISWTSIILGLRINNRCYDALFFFKEMMRRQKPNWVTLVCVLSACARIGAFTCGKEIHAYALRTGVSDDGYMPNAVLDMYVRCGRMEYAWKQFFSIDQDVSTWNILLTGYAERGKGTLATELFRRMLESNVVPNEVTFISILCACSRSGMVAEGLEYYDSMKYKYSIKPNLKHYACVVDLLGRAGKLEDAYEFIQKIPMKPDPAVWGALLNACRIHRRVELGELAAKNIFHDDTTSVGYYILLSNLYADNNIWDKVAEVRKMMRQNGIIVDPGCSWVENKGTVHAFLSGDNFHPQIKEINALLERFYEKMKEAGIQGPESSHMDIMEASKADIFCGHSERFAIGFGLINSAPGMPIWVTKNLYMCQSCHNTVKFISKEVRREISVRDAERFHHFKGGICSCMDEGY, via the coding sequence ATGGCTTCTTTTGCAAAACCCTCTCAACTCCACACACCTCAAAGATACCACCACCCCATTATCCCAACCAATTTCATCAACTCAAAGTTCAAAACTTTCACTTCAACACATCAAAATTTTCACACCCTTAAACACTTTAGGGTCTCAAATTCATTCACCACCACAATCACTTCTTCCATTAGTAGCAACAACCCAAATTCAGAAATTTGTCAACTTTGCCTTGTTGGGAATTTAGATAGTGCTATGAGCTACTTAGAATCTATGCATGAGCTGAAAATTTCAGTTGAAGAAGATTCTTATATTGCTTTAGTACGTTTATGTGAGTGGAAGAGAGCTAGAAAAGAAGGTTCTAGGGTTTGGTCTTATATTACAAAGTCAAAAATGATGACCCATTTGAGTGTTAAGCTAGGAAATGTACTTTTGAGTATGTTTGTGAAGTTTGGGAATTTGGTTGATGCTTGGTATGTGTTTGGTAGAATGCCTGAGAGGAATTTGTTTTCTTGGAATGTTTTGGTTGGTGGTTATGCTAAAGGTGGGTTTTTCGATGAGGCGTTGAATCTTTATGATAGGATGTTGTGGGTTGGTGTTAGGCCTGATGTTTATACTTTTCCTTGTGTTTTGAGGACTTGTGGTGGTGTTCCTGATTTGGTTAAGGGGAGAGAGATTCATGTTCATGTTTTGAGATTTGGGTTTGAGTCTGATGTTGATGTTATTAATGCGTTGATAACTATGTATGCGAAATGTGGGGATATTGATACTGCTAGGTTGGTTTTTGATAAGATGCCTAAAAAAGATAGGATTTCGTGGAATGCGATGATTGCTGGGTGTTTTGAGAATGGTGAATGTTTGGAGGGGTTgacattgttttgcaggatgaTTGAATATCCGGTTGACCCAGATTTGATGACCATGACGAGTGTGATTACTGCTTGTGAGCTTATAGGTGATGAGAGATTAGGGAGGGAGATTCACGGTTATGTTATGAGAACCAAGTTCTCCAGAGACCCTTCGGTTTATAATTCGTTGATTCAGATGTACTCGTCTGTTGGACTTGTTGAGGAAGCTGAAAAAGTTTTCTCTCAAACAGAATGTAGAGATGTGGTGATGTGGACTGCAATGATATCGGGTTATGAGAATAACTTGATGCATCAGAAGGCTCTTGAGACGTATAAAATGATGGAAGCGGAAGGTATCATTCCAGATGAAATCACCATCGGGGTTGTGCTTTCTGCCTGTTCTTGTTTATGTGATTTAGATACGGGGATGAACCTTCATGAAAAGGCCAAGAAGACAGGgctaattttttatgttatagttGCAAACAAGCTCATTGACATGTATGCTAAGTGTAAATGCATTGACAAAGCTTTAGAAGTTTTCCACTCTATTCGTGACAAGAATATTATATCTTGGACATCTATCATCCTTGGCCTAAGAATCAACAACCGATGTTATGAcgctttgtttttctttaaggAGATGATGCGCAGACAAAAGCCGAACTGGGTTACTTTAGTTTGTGTCCTATCCGCATGTGCTAGAATAGGAGCTTTCACATGTGGAAAAGAGATCCATGCATATGCATTGAGAACTGGAGTAAGTGATGATGGTTATATGCCTAATGCAGTCTTGGACATGTATGTAAGGTGTGGAAGAATGGAATATGCATGGAAACAATTTTTCTCAATTGATCAAGATGTTTCCACATGGAACATTTTGCTAACAGGTTACGCTGAGCGCGGGAAAGGAACACTTGCTACCGAGCTTTTTCGAAGAATGCTTGAGTCAAATGTTGTTCCCAATGAAGTTACATTTATCTCCATATTATGTGCTTGCAGCAGATCCGGTATGGTAGCAGAAGGTTTAGAATATTATGACAGCATGAAATACAAGTACTCCATTAAACCTAATCTGAAACACTACGCTTGCGTGGTTGATTTATTGGGCCGTGCTGGGAAATTGGAGGACGCTTACGAATTCATACAGAAAATACCAATGAAACCAGACCCAGCAGTTTGGGGAGCCTTGTTAAATGCATGTAGAATCCACCGTCGTGTTGAACTCGGAGAACTCGCTGCTAAAAATATCTTTCACGACGATACAACAAGTGTTGGATATTACATTCTTCTGTCGAATCTTTACGCTGACAACAATATATGGGACAAAGTTGCAGAAGTAAGAAAAATGATGAGACAGAACGGGATAATTGTAGATCCTGGATGCAGCTGGGTGGAAAACAAGGGCACGGTGCACGCTTTTCTTAGTGGTGATAATTTTCACCCTCAAATTAAGGAAATAAATGCACTTTTGGAGagattttatgagaaaatgaagGAAGCTGGTATTCAAGGGCCAGAAAGTAGTCATATGGACATAATGGAAGCTTCTAAGGCTGATATATTTTGTGGACACAGTGAGAGATTTGCCATTGGATTCGGACTTATTAATTCAGCACCTGGGATGCCGATTTGGGTAACTAAGAATCTGTATATGTGTCAAAGTTGTCACAACACTGTCAAGTTTATCTCAAAGGAGGTGCGTCGTGAGATTTCTGTACGAGATGCGGAGcggtttcaccatttcaagggAGGTATATGCTCTTGCATGGATGAAGGTTATTAG
- the LOC25491358 gene encoding molybdate transporter 2: MAHDNISNDQPPPETPLLRRTFFHLPSTLKLKTTLCSELSGAVGDLGTYIPIVLALSLVNNLDLTTTLIFTSLYNITTGLFFGLPMPVQPMKSIAAVAISESPPLTIPQISAAGLCVAAVLLVLGTTGLMSFLYRYLPLPVVRGVQLSQGLQFAFSAIKYIRYQQDLASTSAKTDTVRPWFSLDGLAIALVAVLFLVLTTGAGEDKHNSERQQQHGEEELDSVVVRRNKINQRLKILSMIPSALIVFLFGLLLCFIRDPSIFHDLKFGPSKIKLVRITWDDFKVGFVRAAIPQIPLSILNSVIAVCKLSGDLFPDREASAMKVSVSVGVMNFVGCWFGAMPCCHGAGGLAGQYRFGGRSGASVVFLGVGKLLIALVFGNSFGRILGQFPIGILGVLLLFAGIELAMASKDMNSKQESFIMFVCAAVSLTGSSAALGFFVGIVLYFLLKLRELDCGDGFGFLSNSNKTKSSKDEETPLIA; encoded by the coding sequence ATGGCACACGACAACATCTCCAACGACCAACCACCACCGGAAACACCCCTCCTCCGCCGCACCTTCTTCCATCTCCCATCAACCCTCAAACTCAAAACCACCCTCTGCTCAGAACTCTCCGGCGCCGTCGGAGACTTAGGTACATACATCCCCATCGTCTTAGCCTTATCACTAGTCAACAACCTTGACCTCACAACCACACTCATCTTCACTTCACTCTACAACATCACCACCGGCCTCTTCTTCGGTCTGCCTATGCCAGTCCAGCCTATGAAATCCATTGCAGCAGTTGCCATCTCAGAATCACCACCTCTCACCATTCCTCAAATATCTGCAGCTGGTTTATGTGTAGCTGCTGTCCTTCTCGTGCTCGGTACAACCGGTTTAATGTCATTTCTTTATCGTTACCTTCCTCTTCCGGTTGTTCGCGGTGTTCAGCTCTCTCAGGGACTCCAGTTCGCCTTCTCTGCTATTAAATATATTCGCTATCAACAAGATTTAGCTTCTACTTCAGCTAAAACCGATACAGTCCGTCCTTGGTTTAGTTTGGACGGATTGGCTATTGCTCTTGTTGCCGTTCTGTTTCTTGTCCTCACCACTGGTGCTGGTGAGGACAAACATAATTCagaacgacaacaacaacatggagaagaagaattAGACTCTGTTGTTGTTCGgagaaataaaattaaccaAAGGTTGAAGATTTTATCGATGATACCTTCGGCtttgattgtgtttttgtttggattgtTATTGTGTTTTATTCGTGATCCTTcgatttttcatgatttgaaATTTGGGCCGTCGAAGATTAAGCTTGTGAGAATTACATGGGATGATTTTAAAGTTGGATTTGTTAGAGCTGCAATTCCACAAATTCCTTTATCGATTTTGAATTCAGTAATTGCGGTTTGTAAACTGTCCGGAGATTTATTTCCCGACAGAGAAGCTTCTGCTATGAAGGTTTCAGTGAGTGTTGGAGTGATGAATTTTGTTGGTTGTTGGTTTGGTGCTATGCCTTGTTGCCATGGAGCTGGTGGATTGGCTGGTCAGTATAGGTTTGGAGGTAGGAGTGGTGCTTCTGTTGTTTTTCTTGGGGTTGGTAAATTGTtgattgctttggtttttgggAACTCTTTTGGAAGAATTTTGGGTCAGTTTCCTATTGGCATATTAGGGGTGTTGCTTTTGTTTGCTGGGATTGAATTGGCTATGGCTTCTAAAGATATGAATAGTAAACAAGAgtcttttattatgtttgtttgtgcTGCTGTTTCTTTGACTGGGTCTAGTGCTGCTTTAGGGTTTTTTGTTGGGATTGTACtttactttttgttgaaattgagGGAGCTTGATTGTGGTGATGGATTTGGGTTCTTGTCCAATTCCAACAAGACTAAATCCTCTAAGGATGAAGAAACTCCCTTAATTGCCTAG